A single genomic interval of Stieleria maiorica harbors:
- a CDS encoding TlpA disulfide reductase family protein encodes MNASLLICLLIPSAHAADHLYGTIDGWGQMVDPDGDCRFQVGKNGVTVGFGPGPHGLDAESNRMNAPRVLRSISGDHSVSVIVQGNLPLPELPYAYVSGGLILIQDLRSYIRLERASFIRNGKKSFYTNFEQRIDAKRTRMGRFADYPLDAARDVELRLEISGSIVRGLVRHVGEEWHEMGTAKVPAGRNFHAGISGVKTIPDEVDVTFSDFRIQPARSVEASDSSEIDLSPAAQSAALPTLPNSALMKLLPRINQLQARSKNVSEMSDEEIDQLIEDAKALAAEDVDGLPQPLALGIANGLASSFRQAGNPHTAVRVYREFADLLQQRGEDDPKIKSPIASLKRSADKLQAKLDLIGKPIVVDGVLISGEPIDWTDYEGKVVLVDFWASWCGPCRREIPNIKEQYEAYHDRGFDVVGVCLDRDRDKAEEYIDSAEIPWPSIYDPDAKGKSMAERYDITVIPTAILVDQDGKIVSLEARGETLPALLEELIGPAESPEAEESPETS; translated from the coding sequence ATGAACGCGTCCCTGTTGATTTGTCTACTGATTCCGTCGGCCCATGCGGCCGATCATTTGTACGGGACAATCGATGGTTGGGGACAGATGGTCGATCCGGATGGCGATTGCCGTTTCCAGGTGGGAAAGAACGGCGTCACGGTTGGTTTTGGTCCCGGCCCCCATGGTTTGGACGCGGAAAGCAATCGCATGAATGCCCCCCGCGTCCTGCGTTCGATCAGCGGCGATCACTCCGTCTCGGTCATCGTGCAAGGCAATCTGCCGCTACCGGAACTGCCCTACGCCTACGTCAGCGGCGGTTTGATACTGATACAGGATTTGCGGAGCTACATCCGGCTGGAACGCGCCAGCTTCATCCGCAACGGCAAAAAATCTTTCTACACCAACTTCGAGCAACGCATCGATGCGAAGCGGACGCGGATGGGACGGTTCGCCGATTACCCGCTCGACGCGGCCCGGGATGTCGAATTGCGGTTGGAAATCAGCGGATCGATTGTCCGGGGACTCGTCCGCCATGTCGGCGAGGAGTGGCACGAAATGGGGACCGCGAAGGTCCCCGCCGGCCGCAACTTTCACGCGGGTATCTCGGGCGTGAAGACGATTCCCGATGAAGTCGACGTCACGTTCAGCGACTTCCGAATTCAACCCGCACGGAGTGTCGAGGCCTCGGACAGTTCCGAGATCGACCTTTCACCCGCTGCCCAGTCGGCGGCCCTGCCAACGCTGCCCAATTCCGCTTTAATGAAATTATTGCCTCGGATCAATCAACTACAGGCACGATCGAAAAACGTCAGCGAGATGTCCGATGAAGAAATCGACCAGTTGATCGAGGACGCCAAAGCACTGGCCGCCGAAGACGTCGATGGTCTGCCGCAACCGCTTGCATTGGGCATCGCCAACGGGCTGGCAAGCTCCTTTCGCCAGGCCGGAAATCCGCACACCGCGGTCAGAGTGTACCGCGAGTTCGCAGATCTTCTTCAGCAACGTGGCGAAGACGATCCGAAAATCAAGTCCCCGATCGCAAGTTTGAAACGCTCGGCCGACAAACTTCAAGCGAAACTTGACCTGATCGGAAAGCCGATCGTTGTCGACGGAGTGCTAATCAGCGGCGAGCCGATCGACTGGACAGACTATGAAGGCAAAGTCGTCTTGGTCGATTTTTGGGCGTCGTGGTGTGGCCCCTGCCGACGCGAGATCCCCAACATCAAAGAGCAGTACGAAGCCTATCATGACCGCGGCTTCGATGTTGTCGGCGTTTGTTTGGACCGCGATCGCGACAAGGCCGAAGAATACATTGACTCGGCCGAAATCCCCTGGCCTTCGATCTACGATCCGGACGCCAAGGGGAAGTCAATGGCCGAGCGGTACGATATCACCGTAATTCCAACGGCCATCCTGGTCGATCAAGATGGCAAGATTGTTTCGCTGGAAGCTCGCGGCGAAACGTTGCCCGCGCTGTTGGAGGAGTTGATCGGGCCCGCCGAAAGTCCTGAAGCAGAGGAAAGTCCTGAGACGTCATGA
- a CDS encoding flotillin-like FloA family protein, whose protein sequence is MNTQALVLLCGILLILVFFITIAITLLAMFRPWLQCFLSGTPVPLFKIVGMRLRNAPVRRICEQRIKAGSVGVDLPVEQLEDAHRKGADIEKLTDSLCLARRSDRDVTWDELLHTELVA, encoded by the coding sequence ATGAATACTCAGGCTCTCGTGCTGCTTTGTGGCATCTTGCTGATACTCGTATTCTTCATCACCATCGCGATCACACTTCTTGCGATGTTTCGTCCGTGGCTGCAATGTTTTCTAAGCGGCACACCGGTGCCACTGTTCAAGATCGTGGGAATGCGGCTGAGGAACGCACCCGTGCGAAGGATTTGCGAACAGCGTATCAAGGCCGGCTCTGTCGGCGTCGACTTGCCCGTTGAACAATTAGAAGACGCTCATCGAAAAGGCGCGGACATTGAAAAGTTGACCGACTCGCTGTGTCTCGCCCGGCGGAGCGACCGCGACGTGACTTGGGACGAGCTATTGCACACGGAGCTGGTCGCCTGA
- a CDS encoding S1 domain-containing protein: MSEDQPQPTEDERPKKFRITRKRLGTIRFIDPKGDYGFIEAEDFREDVFFHHTVWQFGGAESEGPVELRQNNSEQPRKLVPEELVTKFVEFEIDDEIFESEQRLRAKAVRLTKRPKGRKLSGRDATFNVVTHHPKARRKRPDWRN; encoded by the coding sequence GTGTCCGAAGATCAACCCCAACCGACCGAAGACGAACGCCCCAAAAAATTTCGGATCACCCGCAAGCGTCTCGGGACGATCCGTTTCATCGACCCCAAGGGTGATTACGGCTTCATCGAGGCGGAGGACTTTCGCGAGGACGTGTTCTTTCACCACACCGTTTGGCAGTTCGGGGGCGCGGAATCAGAGGGGCCGGTCGAACTGCGTCAAAACAACTCGGAGCAACCGCGAAAGCTGGTCCCCGAAGAATTGGTGACGAAGTTTGTCGAGTTCGAGATCGATGACGAGATCTTTGAATCGGAACAGCGTCTGCGTGCCAAAGCGGTCCGATTGACCAAACGTCCCAAGGGCCGAAAGCTGTCGGGCCGCGACGCGACATTCAATGTCGTCACCCATCACCCCAAAGCACGTCGCAAACGCCCCGACTGGCGGAATTGA
- a CDS encoding YqgE/AlgH family protein gives MQELNPLQPSESMIGKLLVASTSVQDPVLSRSVSLIVHQDSDNVFAVLLNRPMTAPAGLAKLLGSSAGKATSAGTSDPIASQGRLGKSTPPAGEVSFPTNLPGTGSEATGPSATNSTPENKHALAAQAAAEASKSLGTIHFGGPLSGPVVAVHNSSEHAEAQAGKGIYVAAQRDMLETLVRQQPGPFRLIVGHLGWTNEQLRAEREAGFWHMIDATDEDVFAGDHELWPTVIRRATTRSLANWLGIPDTPFAAEVN, from the coding sequence ATGCAGGAATTGAACCCTCTCCAACCGTCAGAATCCATGATCGGAAAGCTGCTCGTTGCATCGACGTCTGTGCAAGACCCGGTGTTGAGCCGATCCGTTTCCCTGATCGTGCATCAGGATAGCGACAACGTGTTTGCAGTGCTGCTCAATCGCCCCATGACCGCTCCGGCGGGCTTGGCAAAACTGCTCGGATCCTCGGCCGGCAAGGCAACATCGGCGGGTACGAGCGATCCGATTGCGTCGCAGGGGCGGCTCGGGAAGTCCACTCCCCCCGCGGGCGAGGTGTCTTTTCCGACGAATTTGCCGGGGACGGGTTCGGAGGCGACGGGGCCGTCCGCCACGAACTCGACGCCGGAAAACAAGCATGCGTTGGCCGCCCAGGCGGCTGCCGAGGCATCCAAGTCGCTGGGGACGATCCATTTCGGCGGCCCGCTATCCGGTCCGGTCGTGGCCGTTCACAACTCTAGCGAGCATGCCGAAGCACAGGCGGGAAAGGGGATTTATGTGGCCGCCCAGCGGGACATGTTGGAGACCCTGGTCCGACAACAGCCGGGACCGTTCCGCTTGATCGTGGGGCACCTGGGCTGGACCAACGAGCAGCTTCGTGCCGAACGTGAAGCGGGTTTCTGGCACATGATCGATGCCACCGATGAAGACGTCTTTGCGGGCGACCATGAACTGTGGCCGACGGTCATTCGCCGGGCGACCACGCGTTCGCTGGCCAACTGGCTGGGGATCCCGGACACACCATTTGCCGCAGAGGTGAATTAG
- the pdxH gene encoding pyridoxamine 5'-phosphate oxidase: MSLYEMRQSYKLGRLEEKDIAADPMVQFRIWLGEAIEGPLPDWVEANAMTLSTSDGQGGVTSRIVLLKGLDDDKFWFYTNYQSHKAGQIRSNPNVSLCFLWPHVQRQVRIEGTAAQASRDQSVRYFRSRPRDSQLGALVSQQSAVVDSRDVLEKRLAELKKRYADKEIPCPEDWGGYCITPGRFEFWQGRESRLHDRLCYRKQDSRWILQRLSP, from the coding sequence ATGAGCCTTTACGAAATGCGGCAGAGCTACAAGCTCGGCCGGCTGGAAGAAAAAGACATTGCTGCGGACCCGATGGTTCAGTTCCGCATCTGGCTGGGCGAGGCGATCGAGGGGCCGCTGCCGGATTGGGTCGAAGCCAACGCGATGACGCTGTCCACCAGCGATGGGCAAGGCGGGGTGACCAGCCGCATCGTCTTGCTCAAGGGGCTCGACGACGACAAGTTCTGGTTCTACACCAACTACCAGTCCCATAAGGCCGGGCAGATCCGTTCCAACCCCAACGTCTCGCTGTGCTTTCTATGGCCACACGTCCAGCGCCAGGTGCGGATCGAAGGCACCGCGGCTCAGGCATCGCGGGATCAATCCGTCCGCTACTTTCGAAGTCGGCCGCGCGACAGCCAGCTCGGCGCCCTGGTCAGCCAGCAATCGGCCGTCGTCGATTCCCGCGATGTGTTAGAAAAACGTTTGGCCGAGTTGAAGAAGCGGTATGCCGACAAAGAGATCCCTTGCCCGGAGGATTGGGGCGGATACTGTATCACCCCCGGCCGGTTTGAATTCTGGCAAGGCCGTGAGAGTCGTCTGCACGACCGACTTTGTTATCGAAAACAAGATTCACGGTGGATCCTTCAGCGGCTTTCCCCTTAA
- a CDS encoding SHOCT domain-containing protein: protein MPNLSPTGQQIVQSLANRYGLSTDAVTHMLTAVYYGNGSMAQFNHPEFCGSGQWMRGGMTMVSDLFNNNLKSLVDNLCNDIANELANHQTTPFSGSFQSQSQGGMNSQAQASGQMGSANSLFVPDPTTNWWPRELGTPTSLGSQNSLRYAYFADKHRLAVTTGGTPWVYDTLDHQIGGFSQQQGGGQSILLTSQYGTVDLSTLPVISRDGTLPASPSMSTGPAPTQSHAAPVESQPSNGSTPNAPSDSGTAPQSREDVIETLERLGALKEKGYITDEEFANKKSELLARL, encoded by the coding sequence ATGCCCAATCTTTCTCCGACCGGTCAGCAAATCGTCCAGTCTCTCGCCAATCGTTACGGCCTTTCCACCGATGCGGTGACCCACATGTTGACCGCCGTCTACTACGGCAACGGATCCATGGCCCAGTTCAATCATCCCGAGTTCTGCGGATCGGGCCAATGGATGCGCGGCGGCATGACCATGGTCAGCGATCTGTTCAATAACAACTTGAAAAGTCTCGTCGACAACCTGTGCAATGACATCGCCAACGAATTGGCGAACCATCAAACAACACCCTTCAGCGGTTCGTTTCAATCGCAAAGCCAGGGCGGGATGAATTCGCAGGCTCAGGCGAGTGGGCAAATGGGCTCGGCCAACAGCCTGTTCGTTCCCGATCCGACGACAAACTGGTGGCCGCGGGAACTGGGGACGCCGACCTCGCTGGGGTCGCAGAACAGTCTTCGCTACGCCTACTTTGCCGACAAGCATCGCTTGGCGGTGACGACCGGAGGCACGCCGTGGGTGTATGATACGTTGGACCATCAGATCGGCGGATTCAGTCAGCAACAAGGCGGTGGACAGTCCATCCTGTTGACCAGCCAATACGGAACAGTCGATCTTTCAACGCTACCGGTGATCTCGCGCGACGGCACGCTTCCCGCGTCGCCTTCGATGTCAACCGGCCCCGCCCCAACGCAAAGCCACGCTGCTCCCGTCGAAAGCCAACCGTCGAACGGTTCAACGCCCAACGCGCCGAGCGACTCCGGCACGGCCCCGCAGTCTCGCGAAGATGTCATTGAAACGCTGGAACGACTCGGGGCACTCAAAGAAAAGGGCTACATCACCGATGAAGAATTCGCCAACAAGAAAAGCGAATTGTTGGCTCGCCTGTAA
- a CDS encoding carbon storage regulator, producing MLVLSRKLGERIVVNDEIQIVVSRIKGNRVSIAIEAPKWVSIQRGELTVPAAEPEETVG from the coding sequence ATGTTGGTGTTGTCAAGAAAACTGGGCGAGCGGATCGTTGTCAATGATGAAATCCAGATCGTCGTCTCGCGGATCAAAGGCAATCGAGTTTCCATCGCCATCGAAGCCCCGAAATGGGTTTCGATTCAGCGCGGCGAGCTGACGGTGCCGGCCGCCGAGCCCGAAGAAACCGTGGGATAG